A part of Anolis sagrei isolate rAnoSag1 chromosome 3, rAnoSag1.mat, whole genome shotgun sequence genomic DNA contains:
- the PIGX gene encoding phosphatidylinositol-glycan biosynthesis class X protein isoform X1 codes for MDILPLWIISLLCILQYTYAQNKCPDVMQQILKDGFHRDLLIKINLGIFDEGIRNCTVATKVHLPRGLYVDPYELISLQKYNLTEALVISDNIDLEVPEYLATDITVLVYMKPDSECQFCFKALLPLHCRYHRPTKDDGRIFTVLQSPEILISCQKTFLSVDCLQETEIEAPCSQQSINMCRWDSLKLKNVKKLKLQIPVGFNHHLTLVCAGTLITTILCSSLILSSLYKHGHFFFVQGSL; via the exons ATGGATATCCTTCCATTATGGATCATTTCTTTACTGTGCATATTACAATACACAT ATGCACAGAACAAATGTCCAGATGTTATGCAACAAATTTTGAAAGACGGCTTTCATAG AGATCTCTTAATTAAGATAAATCTTGGTATATTTGATGAAGGAATAAGAAACTGCACAGTGGCAACTAAAGTACATCTTCCCAGAGGATTATATGTGGACCCCTATGAACTGATATCTTTGCAAAAGTACAATCTCACTGAG GCTTTAGTAATTTCAGATAATATAGATTTGGAAGTTCCTGAATACTTGGCCACAGATATTACTGTCCTTGTTTACATGAAACCTGATTCTGAATGCCAATTCTGTTTTAAAGCATTATTACCTTTGCATTGCCGATATCACCGGCCAACAAAGGATGATGGAAGAATATTTACTGTACTGCAGAGTCCAGAAATATTGATCAGTTGCCAGAAAA CTTTTCTCTCAGTGGATTGCTTGCAAGAAACTGAAATAGAAGCCCCCTGTTCCCAACAGAGTATTAATATGTGCCGCTGGGATAGTTTGAAGCTCAAAAAT GTTAAGAAGTTGAAACTGCAGATACCAGTTGGATTCAATCATCACCTTACATTGGTATGCGCCGGGACTCTTATCACTACAATATTATGTTCCAGTCTTATCCTTTCATCTTTATACAAACATGGCCATTTCTTCTTTGTTCAAGGCTCACTGTGA
- the PIGX gene encoding phosphatidylinositol-glycan biosynthesis class X protein isoform X2, protein MQQILKDGFHRDLLIKINLGIFDEGIRNCTVATKVHLPRGLYVDPYELISLQKYNLTEALVISDNIDLEVPEYLATDITVLVYMKPDSECQFCFKALLPLHCRYHRPTKDDGRIFTVLQSPEILISCQKTFLSVDCLQETEIEAPCSQQSINMCRWDSLKLKNVKKLKLQIPVGFNHHLTLVCAGTLITTILCSSLILSSLYKHGHFFFVQGSL, encoded by the exons ATGCAACAAATTTTGAAAGACGGCTTTCATAG AGATCTCTTAATTAAGATAAATCTTGGTATATTTGATGAAGGAATAAGAAACTGCACAGTGGCAACTAAAGTACATCTTCCCAGAGGATTATATGTGGACCCCTATGAACTGATATCTTTGCAAAAGTACAATCTCACTGAG GCTTTAGTAATTTCAGATAATATAGATTTGGAAGTTCCTGAATACTTGGCCACAGATATTACTGTCCTTGTTTACATGAAACCTGATTCTGAATGCCAATTCTGTTTTAAAGCATTATTACCTTTGCATTGCCGATATCACCGGCCAACAAAGGATGATGGAAGAATATTTACTGTACTGCAGAGTCCAGAAATATTGATCAGTTGCCAGAAAA CTTTTCTCTCAGTGGATTGCTTGCAAGAAACTGAAATAGAAGCCCCCTGTTCCCAACAGAGTATTAATATGTGCCGCTGGGATAGTTTGAAGCTCAAAAAT GTTAAGAAGTTGAAACTGCAGATACCAGTTGGATTCAATCATCACCTTACATTGGTATGCGCCGGGACTCTTATCACTACAATATTATGTTCCAGTCTTATCCTTTCATCTTTATACAAACATGGCCATTTCTTCTTTGTTCAAGGCTCACTGTGA
- the CEP19 gene encoding centrosomal protein of 19 kDa, with protein sequence MAYLAKKCGLQLQPPSIILIYEDQLKNNIRKRIMPVRNFSRFSDCSRAAEQLKNNPRHKAYLNGVSLEQLQKLHRLLRCHLEGQSLTQSLEQIKREETIDPEEDLNKLDDKELAKKKKIMDELFEKNRKKKDDPDFIYDVEVAFPQDEELEACEWDTKSDEEF encoded by the exons ATGGCCTACCTGGCTAAGAAATGTGGCCTCCAGTTACAGCCACCTTCGATTATTCTCATCTATGAGGATCAGCTCAAGAATAACATCCGCAAGCGCATCATGCCTGTTCGGAATTTCTCCAGGTTTTCAG ATTGCAGCAGGGCAGCAGAACAGCTAAAGAATAACCCTCGACACAAAGCTTATTTGAATGGAGTTTCACTGGAACAGCTACAAAAGTTACACCGTTTATTGAGATGTcacttggagggacaaagtttaaCTCAGAGTTTGGAACAAATTAAGCGAGAAGAAACAATTGATCCAGAAGAAGACCTGAACAAACTGGATGACAAGGAGCtagccaagaagaagaaaatcatGGATGAGTTGTttgaaaagaacaggaaaaagaAAGATGATCCCGATTTCATCTATGATGTTGAGGTAGCATTCCCACAGGATGAAGAGCTTGAAGCCTGTGAGTGGGATACAAAGTCAGATGAGGAGTTTTGA